One Rosa chinensis cultivar Old Blush chromosome 3, RchiOBHm-V2, whole genome shotgun sequence DNA window includes the following coding sequences:
- the LOC112194145 gene encoding cyclic nucleotide-gated ion channel 1 → MAGRAKQRDGERELSKNPTSFGVPLTVCAIIMVVFPPLQLLDDSNHDGLLFAVSSMLYLLLDPLFLYAPLINENTKCLVLDNRVKIAALFFRSLGDVRYLIRIYLLIKEGWGKSPSRRKMLRLASDTVSILPIPQVAILIFLPKMRGSNSLKTMTFLNSLIASQYFPRIFPIFVLFKEINTARIGDRRDRFTKWSSIVVNNPKWSSIVVNMFGYIIASHMFGAFWYFFTIQREIECWGHACRIEDGCEFSTSCVQNTYRNLTLLENSCPANPPNKQVFDFGVFHDALQSGMQKSTNFPQKFLQCLSWGIRNMSSFGSNLSATSANGGENLLVVLFSIFGLVLFMYLLGHTQTFMQKVSKSDTILQKMEMTIEPKIRSILSEYGLSNGMERKINLAVKQNLKEDENYIVENMFSILSLKEAKTFAVEIKCTLFLDKLKKVEGLKRKDDLVLKKICEHLKPAIYSESSYIIREGEPLDLMFFLTQGIVLIYNSCGSSRTVQAEKEKSGLYGKELLIWAEESSTHLSTLPFSTATIKSHNKVEVFTIKATDLQRVVSQNHLNVDCTLTEIHSC, encoded by the exons ATAATGGTTGTTTTTCCACCATTACAACTACTGGATGATTCCAATCATGATGGATTATTATTTGCCGTATCATCTATGCTGTATTTGTTACTGGATCCTCTGTTTCTGTATGCTCCTCTTATCAACGAGAACACCAAGTGTCTCGTGTTGGACAACAGAGTGAAGATAGCAGCTCTTTTTTTTCGATCATTGGGAGATGTTCGTTATCTAATCAGAATATA TCTTCTCATTAAGGAAGGCTGGGGGAAGTCCCCTTCCCGTAGGAAAATGCTGAGGCTAGCAAGTGACACGGTGTCTATTCTTCCTATTCCTCAA gttgcaattttaatttttcttccaaAGATGAGGGGCTCCAACTCTTTGAAGACAATGACGTTTCTCAACTCCCTTATTGCATCGCAATATTTTCCCCGAATTTTCCCCATCTTTGTATTGTTTAAGGAAATTAACACGGCAAGAATTGGTGATAGGAGAGACAGGTTCACAAAATGGTCCTCAATTGTCGTCAACAATCCAAAGTGGTCGTCAATCGTCGTCAATATGTTTGGGTACATTATTGCCAGCCAT ATGTTCGGAGCATTTTGGTATTTTTTCACCATCCAAAGAGAGATAGAGTGTTGGGGACATGCTTGCAGAATTGAAGATGGATGTGAATTTAGTACTTCATGTGTTCAAAATACATACAGAAATCTCACACTTTTAGAGAACTCGTGCCCTGCAAATCCCCCAAATAAACAAGTATTCGATTTTGGCGTATTTCATGATGCTCTACAATCCGGCATGCAAAAATCAACAAATTTTCCACAAAAGTTTTTGCAATGTTTATCGTGGGGCATACGAAATATGAG tTCTTTTGGTTCGAACCTCAGTGCCACCAGTGCAAATGGAGGGGAAAACTTGCTTGTGGTTCTCTTTTCAATATTTGGCTTGGTACTATTTATGTATCTCTTGGGGCATACGCAG ACATTTATGCAGAAAGTTAGCAAATCAGATACTATCCTACAGAAGATGGAAATGACTATAGAACCAAAAATACGTTCCATATTATCTGAATATGGCCTGTCTAATGGAATGGAGAGGAAAATCAACCTGGCGGTGAAACAAAATCTTAAAGAAGATGAAAATTATATTGTGGAGAATATGTTTTCAATTCTTTCCTTAAAAGAAGCCAAAACTTTTGCTGTGGAGATCAAGTGCACTCTCTTTTTGGATAAGCTCAAGAAA GTCGAGGGGCTTAAACGTAAGGACGATTTGGTATTGAAGAAAATCTGTGAACATCTTAAGCCAGCAATCTATAGTGAGAGCAGTTATATAATTCGGGAAGgggagccacttgatttgatGTTCTTCCTCACACAGGGCATTGTACTCATCTATAATTCATGTGGTTCCTCAAGAACTGTCCAAGCTGAGAAAGAGAAAAGTGGTTTGTATGGAAAAGAGCTTTTAATTTGGGCCGAAGAATCTTCCACACATCTGTCCACCTTACCTTTCTCAACTGCAACTATTAAATCCCACAACAAAGTTGAAGTCTTTACTATCAAGGCCACCGATTTACAGCGTGTTGTGTCCCAAAATCATCTCAATGTGGATTGTACTCTCACCGAGATACATAGTTGTTGA